The DNA region CCATCATGAATTTTTCCATCAATCTCTATTGCTAGCTTCTGTCTTACACACAAAAAATCAACTATAAACTTATCAACGACATGTTGCTGTCTGAACTTATATCCTAGCTTCTTAGAGTTAAGGTGATCCCATATAGTTTTCTCTGAAGTTGTTGGGTTTTTTCTCATCTCTTTTGCTTTCACCTCTAACATAGAATACATAAATTTATTTGATGAATTGATAACTGCTTTTTCTCCACTGAATGTTGAAGCAAGAAATTTATACTTAACAAATTCATCATAAGCCCCCTTCAGGGGGTTTGGGGGCTTTATGAAATTATTTAAAATATCCATCCCATATTCTGAACCTATTGATTCAGGATGAAATTGAACTCCTTCTATCGCAAAATTTTTGTGCCTAACACCCATTATTTCATTGTCAGATGTTCTAGCTGTTATTTCTAAATCTGAAGATAATGTTGCTTCCTCAATAACTAAAGAATGATACCTTGTTGCCTTAAACTTAGGAGGCAATCCTTCAAAAATACCTACTCCGTTAATGGCTACCTCATCAATTTTTCCATGACAAATATTTTTAGCTTTAATAATATTTGCTCCAAAAAACTGCCCGATTGCTTGATGACCCAAACATATACCCAAAATTGGCTTAAGTCCTTTAAATTCTTTTATTACCTCTAAACATATCCCTGCCTCATCAGGTCTGCCTGGCCCTGGAGATAAAACAAGATGGGAGGGATTAAGTCTCTTTATTTCATCCAAACTTATTTCATTATTTCTTTTTACCAAAACTTCGCATCCCAACCTTAAAAAATATTGAGCAATATTATATGTAAAGGAATCATAGTTATCTACAATAAGTATCATTTATTTTAAGCCCTTCAGTTATTGTCTTGAGTAATGCCTTGGCCTTATTAATAGTTTCTTGATATTCATTCTTCGGAATAGAATCATAAACAATCCCTGCCCCAGCTTGAACAGAAGCGACGCCATCTTTCAAGATAATTGTTCTAATCGTAATGCAAGAATCCAAATTGCCGTTATAGCCTAAATTAAGAATCATCCCACCATAGGGACCTCTTCTATCAACTTCAAATTTAGAAATCAACTCCATTGCTTTTACTTTCGGTGCCCCCGATAGTGTTCCCGCGGGAAAAGTTGCTTTGATAATATCAAACACGTCATACTTTTTATCCAATTTGGCTTTTATGCTAGAAACTATATGCATCACATGAGAATATCTTTCAATTGTTTGATAATCCACAACTTCTACTGAACCTGGCTCTGCAATCCGACCTAAATCATTCCGACCTAAATCAACCAACATAAGATGTTCCGCTAACTCTTTAGGATCGCTTAAGAGGTCTTTCTCTAGCTCTATATCCTCTGCTAAGCTCTTGCCTCTGACTCGCGTTCCGGCTATCGGTTTAAGTAAAACCTCCCCGTTTTGAGACCTAACCATAACTTCTGGCGAGGATCCAATTATTTGAAAATCTCCCATATTCAAAAAGAATAAATAAGGAGAAGGATTCATCATTCTTAAGATACGATATAACTGAAAAGGACTAGCTTGTGTTTTTATACTAAATCTTTGAGAAAGTACAATCTGAATTATATCTCCATTGGAAATGTGTTCCTTCGCTTTCTCAACCATTGAAATAAATGATTGTTCATCAAAATTAGAATTAATAATAGTATCGCTATGTTCTACCCCTTTTAAATCTACCGTAAATGAAGAGTTAAGTTTTTTTCCTATATCTTCTAATAGGATTTTTGCTTCTTTCTCATTTGGACTATTTTCTTCTTCGGAAACAGGCACAACAGCAGTAACCACTCGCTCGACAGCATCATAGATTAACACTACCTCTGGAATAACAAGCAGTCCGTCAGGCAAAGTGGCTTTGTCTGGTTTTACATCAATATTTTCAAAATATTGAACTGTCTCATACCCAAGGAAACCAATTGCTCCACCCCAAAATGGGGGAAGACCCTTACTTTCTTGAACTGTAAACTTAGCAAAATATTTTCTAACTTCATTTAAAGGATTGTCTGATTTATAGCTATTGGTCTTATAAATAGCTTTGTTTTTATAAAACTTGAAAGTAACTTCTTTT from Candidatus Margulisiibacteriota bacterium includes:
- a CDS encoding DUF559 domain-containing protein; this encodes MLEVKAKEMRKNPTTSEKTIWDHLNSKKLGYKFRQQHVVDKFIVDFLCVRQKLAIEIDGKIHDGQIERDKERDIILNNLGINILRFTNDVVINNIDYVVDVIKQKLNDLNKEVPL
- the trpE gene encoding anthranilate synthase component I, which encodes MNYNIRPIAKRWIADFDTPLSLFLKVGGDQLLESVEQGKYVGQHSIIGIGKRTIIEFKGKEVTFKFYKNKAIYKTNSYKSDNPLNEVRKYFAKFTVQESKGLPPFWGGAIGFLGYETVQYFENIDVKPDKATLPDGLLVIPEVVLIYDAVERVVTAVVPVSEEENSPNEKEAKILLEDIGKKLNSSFTVDLKGVEHSDTIINSNFDEQSFISMVEKAKEHISNGDIIQIVLSQRFSIKTQASPFQLYRILRMMNPSPYLFFLNMGDFQIIGSSPEVMVRSQNGEVLLKPIAGTRVRGKSLAEDIELEKDLLSDPKELAEHLMLVDLGRNDLGRIAEPGSVEVVDYQTIERYSHVMHIVSSIKAKLDKKYDVFDIIKATFPAGTLSGAPKVKAMELISKFEVDRRGPYGGMILNLGYNGNLDSCITIRTIILKDGVASVQAGAGIVYDSIPKNEYQETINKAKALLKTITEGLKINDTYCR